From the genome of Salvelinus namaycush isolate Seneca chromosome 1, SaNama_1.0, whole genome shotgun sequence:
TGTTCATATCAactcttgctcacacacacacacaatatataaaTGTATGTACCCGTTTCTTTGTACATAAATGCTATTCACACAGCTCAAAATGTCATATTTTCCAAAAACAGGATTTTAAGTAGGCTAGATTCTGGACTCACTATTAAATCCCTGGTAATAACCCACTCATTCCCTTTATTTATCAACAGATTAGTTGATCAGTATAGATCAGGGTCGTcactaccacagccacaaagccTGCTTAacttctacaatttctcttcttaaaatgtgattttaacacTAACCTTTACCACACTGCTAacattatgcctaaccttaaattaagaccaaaaagttAAGTTATGTTTTCATACATGTTTATGATATAGCCATTTTTTACTGTGGCTGTCGTAACTTGTGGAAAACCTAGATCTGGGCCCTCTTAGACATGAAAACAGTGACATCTCATGGTACGAAATGAGTCCACAGCTGAATGGAGAAAAGAcgttttaaagtggaaattacctgcaacaacagggtgatcaaattaagatcttacatctgtagatGTTGGCCGCAAGTTAACCACTGACTGATACAGGGTCAGTTTTTCTCTGTTTGATTAGTGGTTAATGTTATTATTGTAGGGTAGgttaatctgatcctagatcagtgggTACTAAACCCAATAAGCGCAGCTCTATCACTTTCCCATCTACCAATACTAGCCCATCCCTCCACCGGTGTTCCCCGGACTACAATACACAGGTTCATTCTCCTTCTATCCCTTTTGCCCCCGACTCTCTCTCTGGGATTCTGCCCAGACAGCAAGTCCCATGGCCGCGACCTCAGATGACACAGGGGTCATCCAAACGGCTCCCTCTCATTGGTTGTGCGGTTCTACACAGAGCAAACTCACTGTGTTCATTAAtagtgtgtgggagagaggggtCTGAGATGagatgagtgtgtttgtgtgttgggggagggggggtttaAGGCAGACCTTTCACTCCAAaatctcacacacaaacagtctcACATTCACACGGGTTTCACCCGACAGTTGCACACAAACAGTATGACTTTTTTATTCTGAAATAAAGAGCGAACAACTAAGCCGGTTATTTGTAAATGCTGATTATATTAGATATGATTATTATGTTAATATTGATAACATCATGAGGATGAGGATGTTAACGATAATATCATGAGGATGTTAACGATAATGGCGATGATGAAAATTATTGCTATGGAGATGGTGACAGTGGTGATGATGACGATGCTGGTGAACCTCTCAAACAAACTGTCTTACTGTCCTGTCTAGTGTCTGCCTGGGATCATCCAATTACTGTGCCACCcctaacacactctctctcaaacacatacGAACACATACAGGAAAAACAAtggcacacacattcacaaagaAGCACATGTATGCAAATGTATATAGAACATGTTTTCCCAacacccaaacaaacacacacacaccagtgtgaCGCTGCGTCTTCCATTTCAGTTTCCATGAAAAAaacaccagacacacagacactctaaTCCTTACATAATCCCCTCCTGCTGCCAGACACCAAACTCTGTTCCTAcccattctcacacacacacacacacactgcttaaCACCGAACTGTGTTGATCATAGAACGTTTTCCCTTGCAAATATAAACTTGgacacaaatacattttttaaaggaCAACATTCCTAACATCTCACTAGCCCTAATATATACCTGTTACTTTGTACATAAAGGCTATTCACTGAGTTCAAAATGTCATTTTTTCCAAAAATGTAACTTTAAGTAGGTTCTGGACTCATTACCAAATCCCTGGGAATAACTCACTCATTCCCTGTATTCATCAACAGACTAGATGATCAGTCTAGATCAGGGTCATCGTTAGTTACCCCAGACACAAAtgttattttaaacctaaccttaaccacactgctaactttatgcctaaccttaaattaagaccaaaaagtacatttttacaatatagcatTTTTTTACTTTGTGGCTGTAGTAAATAGTTCAGGGCCCTCTTGGATATGGCAACAGTGGTAAGAAATGAGACCACAGCTGAATGGAGAAAATATGATTCTGTCTTGCTTacttcatttttacattttagtcatttcgcAGATGatattatccagagcgacttacaggagaaattagggttaagtaccttgatcaagagcacaaacagattgCATTTTTCACCAAGTCAGCTCAGAGATTTGAACAAGTGAccgtttggttactggcccaacgctcttaaccgctaggctacctgccacccacttCACAAATGAGGCTACAGGTCATCAGGCTGGTATTCAATAGGCACCAAATGGAataaaacagactgaaacaggcaGGGACTATGGGAACTTGTCCAATAACAAACTATTTTTTTTTGTATTCCGTTGCTAAATGTTTTGCTACGTTTTGCATTAATGAATGTAGGACTACTATTAGAAGAAAACATGTTTTGGCTAAGTCATTTATGGAATAGTGGGTTTCTTATGTAGTAGCCCTGTAGTGGATCAGCTTTAGTGTACAGTAGCTGAGAGTGCAGGTTAGTGTTAAGACTTTTAGCTACTTCTCCATTTGGTACAGTAGGTGAGTGTGCATGGTTGTCAGACTGACTAGCAGATTTACCCAGTTTGTATGTGAGAACGTAGATCATGGTCCAGGGTGTCCCAGGTACTGACAGCAGCTTCCGCCACACCCTCCAGGGATGCACAGCGTCCGACTggacccccctcctcccctctgcctGGCCCCTCAACAGCTCATTGTCCAGCACAGGGGCCCCCCACACAAACAGTGCCACCCCGAAGTACACAAAGGCCAACAGCATAAACATAGGGCCCCACCCAGCCACGTCAATCACAGCCAGGAGCCCGCCCCCGGCGAACACCGAGCCGGCCTTGTAGCCCACCACCTGAGCCATGTTGCCCAGGCCCAGCTCGCTGCGGCCCTTCAGCAGTCCCACAGCGGCCCCGTCCACTGTGATGTCCTGAATCGATGCCAGGGCGTTCATGGCCAGCAGAGTCCCCACCACTCCCCAGATGTGGGCCTCCGGGGCCAGAGCGGCACTGGAGAGACAAGTAAGCGCCAGGCCAGAGACCGTGGCCACCAGCCAGCACCGTTTGGTGCCCACACGGTCCACCAGGGGTGCCCAGAGGACCTTGAGCACCCAGGGGAAGTAGAGGATTTTGGTCAAGCCGATGTGGGTGAGGGAGTGGCCCGCCCCACGGAGGTAGACAGGGAGCAACAAGGACTGGAGACCATAGGGGATCCCCTGCACAAAGTACAGGAGGCCCAGAAAAAACAGCTTGTCATTCATGATTAAATAGGAAAGGGACAATTCGTCAGGTCATGACGATGTTCCACCAGGAGCTGATCAAATGGGTCGATCAGcctaggagagatggggaagagagagaggggatcatTTCACTGACAGAAAACATGAACAAATGGGTGCCGGAGTCTGGTCTAGTTAGTCCGGCAGACTCCAGACCACACATGCAAGCTAGTGACGGGGTTCCAAATTCCACCTTGCTCCCTatactctttctccctctgtatcTGTCACCTTGTCTACCTTCCGACTGCCAAGGTACATGAAAAAATAAATACTATaacatatataaaaataaaatcatGAGCAAATGTTATTCCCCTGATAAATAGTTTTGGGATTTAGTATATGTATTAAATGAAGGAAACTCAGGCAGAAGCacattatacactgaacaaaaatataaatgcaacatgaaaactgttggtcctatgtttcatgagctgaaataaaagatcccagaaattttctaaatgcaccaaaaaaatgttgatctcaaattttgtgcacaaatttgtttctcttccctgttagtgggcatttctcctttgtcaatataatccatccacctgacaggtgtggcatatcaagaagctgattaagcagcatgatcattacacaggtgcaccttgtactggggacaataaaaggccactctaaaatgtgcatttttgtcacacaacacagtgccacagatatcgcaagttttgagggagtgtgcaattggcatatggactgcagaaatgtccaacagagctctttccagagaattgaatgttcatttctctaccataacccgCCTCCAAAGTAGGCGGGTTATGGTAGAGAACGGCCTCAcaacggcctcacaaccgcaggctggcatggttacacgtgtaaccatgccagcccaggacctccacatccggcgtcttcacctgtgggattgtctgagaccagccaccccgacagctgatgaaactgaggagtatttttgtctgtaataaagcccttttgtggggaaaaacacatGTTGATTGGCTGGTCCTGGATCTCAAGTGGGTAGGCCTATGTCCTTCCAGGCCCACACATGGCTGCACCTCTGCctagtcatgtaaaatccatagataaggcctaatgaatttatttcaattgactgatttccttacatgaactgtaactaaggGAAATCGttaattgttgcgtttatatttttgttcagtatagattttGGCAAACTGATGCATCAGACAGCTGTCAAGCTTTATTCACAAGCAATAATTAACTTTCATAACTAGTTCATTTTCCTTTTAATTAAACGTATAACACATGGGACAGTGTAGATATCCGTTTACGCCCCAAACTTGACCTTAAGATAGTAGCAAGCTAAACTGATGTCTCGGTAACTTGGCTAGTTATACCACACGCAAAAACCAATAAACATGCATGGCCAAATAGCTAGTATTCAAGCTAACGCTGTCATACTACCAATTCAGAGTTAGTTAAGTATCAGCGCGTGCCAATAGATAGCAAATTCCGTGGTGAATTTGTataaatattatattataaaacGTTAATCTGAGTGCAATCTGTTATGATAGTTGTgtcgttagctagctggctacataCTGGAAAGGGAGAACCTGTTTTCAGCGTCTCGTCAGCAACACTAACAGAGTACAGCCGGGTCACGGAATTTctgaatttttcaaaataaaagtcccccaaGTAATAGTAGAAACGTGTCAATAACCTGTATTTGTCTTAACATTAACAATGATTCCTATTTGTTcatatttaagtgacatttgCATTAAATGTGGGTTTTAAAACTTGTTACACTGTCAAATAAATGGCCACAATACAAATCACCATATGGAATACATATTGGTTTATAGAGCAAAAACTATTCTGGGTGTCGCAGTAAAAGTATTGTAGGAAAaactcagtagggtctgtagaatgtatatactgtatgtgtggtgTCATTTCATGGGGCTCTGAATAATACAGAGTGTTGCTGGCCTTTTACTCAACCCATTCCATTGGCCGCAATGGGAATAACTGTATATGGAATACATATTGTCTTATATAGAAAAAAACAATTCTGTTTGCCGCAGTAAAAGAATTGAAAGGAATTATCAGtctgtataatatatatatggtGTTATGTCACGGTGGACAGAGGTCTATATGCCCAGCAACACtttttacaccacacactccatTGGTCACAATGCAATACACTACAGGCCAATAGATTACATATTTTCTTATAGAGAGAAATTAGGTTTAGGTGTCGAagtaaaatgtacagtaccagtcaaaagtttgtatacacttacacattcaagggttttctttattttttactattttctatattgtataataatagtgaagacatcaaaactatgaaataacacatatggaatcatgtagtcaccaaaaaagtgttaaacaaatcaaaatatattttatatttgagattcttcaaagtagccaccctttgccatgatgacagcattgcacactcttggcattctctcaaccagcttcatgaggtagtcacctggaaatgcatttcaattaacaggtgtgccttgttaaaagttaatttgtggaatttctttccttaatgcatttgagcctatcagttgtgttgtgacaaggtacgggtggtatacagaaggtagccctatttggtaaaagagaaatgacagtccatcattactttaagacatgaaggttagtcaatccggaaaatttcaagaactttgaaagtgcagtcgcaaaaaccatcaggcactatgatgaaactggctctcatgaggacccccacaggaaaggaaggcccagagttacctctgctgtagaggataagttcattagagttaccagcctcagaaattgcagcccaaataaatgcttcacagagttcaagtaacagacacatctcaacatcaactgttcagaggagactgtgtgaatcagaccttcatggtcgaattactgcaaagaaaccaaccaaaggacaccaataataagaagagacttgcttgggccaagaaacacgagcaatggacattagtagTGGAAATTACCAGTggaaatgtgagatttttggttccaaccgccgtgtctttgtgagatgcagagtaggtgaacgaatgatctctgcatgtgtggttcccaccatgaagcatggaggagaggtgtgatggtgtgggggtgctttgttggtgacactgtctgtgatttatttagaatccaaggcacacttaaccagcatggctaccacagcattctgcaatgatacgccatcccatctggtttacgcttagtgggactatcatttgtttttcaacagggcaataacccaacacacctccaggctgtgtaagtgctatttgaccaaaaaggagagtgatggagtactgcatcagatgacctggtcttcacaatcacccaacctcaacccaattgagattgcttggaatgagttggaccgcagaatgaaggaaaagctgccaacaagtgctcagcatatgtgggaactccttcaagactgttggaaaacattcctcatgaagctggttgagagaatgccaagagtgtttaaAGCTGTCATCATAATCCTGTTGAACGCGGAACGAAGGAGAGTTAGTTGTTTTAACGTTTTATAGTAGGTAGCTAACTTTTTAGGTTGGATCCCGTGACGCAGTTGGGATCAGTTGCTGGGTCTGTTACTCtctgtccagtgatcctgccgaccacacacacacacaacaattgattaatggactgctgaatgtatatttttttatcttgTTGGGTTTgcttttttccatattttgtacAGTATATATCTGATAAGCATTGCAAATTTGAAAGAAAAAGCATTGCAaatttgaattttgtaaagttagtgtgggagaggtggaaaaaatattgttatcgatcaataatgacaaacctcctggcattgacaacttagatggaaagctactgaggatggtagctgactctatagccactcctatcggtcatatctttaatctgagtttagaggaaagtctttgtcctcaggcctggagagaagccaaagtaattccgctactcAAGAGAGGTAAAACGGCCTTTACTGGCTCTAACAGCAGACCAATCAGCTTGCTGCCGCCACTTAGCAAACTGTTTGTGGATTGCCCATTGAGCCCGGTGTGTTCTGGCGGTATAAATCTACCTAACCAGTTTTAATAGAATGGGAAGCCCTTCCACAATTGATGGCTCATCAGCAGGAAATTCATTATTATAAGCTGCCTGTTTTGTTTTCGTGTTTGTTTTTGCTAAGCAGACTGTCAGGTCTGTGAGAGGACTTTGTGCATGTAGGAACAGTGATATATGCTTTATTACAGAATTGTGTAGGTTAACAGGAAGAATAAACCAATATCCTGATATGCCTTGCTCATATCGATATCAAACGGTATCGATATCATATCAAATTATCGATAAGGGGCCCACCACtatatgaaataaataaaacatttatatttaAATATAATATCATTATTAAGCATATAGCTTCATTTCATCAGTCTGCTGTATCATTCAAGCTTAAAACAGTTGCAGTTATGgtgtttatgtgtgcttgttcTTTAAAGCAGTCATGTGAGAGGGCAATGTGAATACACCTTTTCACAATAGCAAGCAATACTATGTTTTACATGAGTTATCGGAAAGGAAACTACTTAGTTGAAATACGTTAAGGTTTTAAGCTTGAATGATACAGCAGACTGATGAAATGAAGCTATATGCTTAATAATGATATTATATTtaaatataaatgttttatttatttcatataGTGGTGGGCCCCTTATCGATAATTTGATATGATATCGATACCGTTTTATATTGATATGAGCAAGGCATATCAGGATATTGTTTTTTTCTTCCTGTTAACCTACacaattgccttgttcagggacagaaccactgccttgttcagggacagaaccatagatttttatcttgtcagctcgggaattcgatcttgcaacctttcggttactagtccaacacactaaccactaggctacctgccaccccaatgtaTTGATGATGTTAGACATTTGTACTTACCTCAGTCACATTCACCAAAATCAagggatatacagttgaagtcggaagtttacatacaccttagccaaatacatttaaactcagttttcacaattcctgacatttaatcctagtaaaaattccctttcttaggtcagttaggatcaccactttattttaagaatgtgaaatgtcagaataatagtagagagaattatttatttcagcttttacgtctttcatcacattcccagtgggtcagaagttaacatacactcaattagtatttggtagcattgcctttacattgtttaacttgggtcaaatgtttcgggtagccttccacaagcttcccacagtaagttgggtgaattttggcctattcctcctgacagagctggtgtaactgagtcaggttcgtaggcctccttgctctcacaggctttttcagttttgcccacaaatcaaattttcgataggattgaggtcagggatttgtgatggccattccaataccttgactttgttgtccttaagccattttgccacaactttggaagtatgcttggggtcattgtccatctggaagacccatttgcgaccaagctttaacttcctgactgatgtcttgagatgttacttcaatatatccacataattttcctccctcatgatgccatctgttttgtgaagtgcaccagtccctcctgcagcaaagcatccccacaacatgatgttgacacccccgtgcttcacggttgggatggtgttcttcagcttgcaagcctccccctttttcctccaaacataacgatggtcattattaccaaacagttctatttttgtttcatcagaccagaggacatttctcctaaaagtatgatctttgtcccaatgtgcagttgcaaacagtagtctggcttttttatggcggttttggagcagtggcatcttccttgctgagcggccttccaggttatgtcgatataggactcgttttactgtggatatagatacttttgtacccgtttcctccaacagcttcacaaggtcctttgctgttgttctgggattgatttgcacgccatgaagtcgaaggaatgtATTTTCTAGAAACTGATataatatcaatatcaaatcGAAAAATGCAACTGATATCGATATACACcgagtacaccaaacattagaaacaccttttGTCCTCAGACCAGCCTcagtttgtcggggcatggactctacaaggtgtcaaaagcgttacacagggatgctggcccatgttgactccaatacttcctacagttgtgtcaagtaggctgggtgtcctttgggtggtggaccattcttgatacacacaggaaactgttgagcatgaaaagcccagcagcgttgcagttcttgactcaaaccggtgtgcttggcacctactatcataccctgttcaaaggcacttaaatatgtttctttcccattcaccctctgaatggcacacttacacaatccatgtcacaattgtctcaaggcttaaaaatccttctttaaataacctgtctcctccccttcatcttcattgattgtagtggatttaacaagtgccgtcaataaaggatcatagcattcacatggattcacctggtcagtctatgtcatgaaagGAGCAggtgttttgtatactcagtgtagattTTTCACTAATTCAATGGATTTATTCGACGAGGGATTGCAACGAATGAATGCATTATAAAGTGTGTTAGAGCCCACATTTACATCggaacaaatatttttttttcctgTATATTGTTATATTTGTACCCTATAGTGTCCAGGCACCCCATTTTAAGCAGTTTGACCACATTAAAAGGCCAACAACACTCAGTATTATTCAGAGCTGTTTGTGTAGGGGAACCCCATGCCGGACAATGAGCTGTTGAGGGGCCaggcagaggggaggaggggggtccAGTCGGACGCTGTGCATCCCTGGAGGGTGTGGCGGAAGCTGCTGTCAGTACCTGGGACACCCTGGACCATGATCTACGTTCTCACATACAAACTGGGTAAATCTGCTAGTCAGTCTGACAACCATGCACACTCACCTACTGTACCAAATGGAGAAGTAGCTAAAAGTCTTAATACTAACCTGCACTCTCAGCTACTGTACACTAAAGCTGATCCACTACAAGGCTACTACATAAGAAACCCACTATTCCATAAATGACTTAGCCAAAACATGTTTTCTTCCAATAGTAATCCTACAGGTCTAGGCAATTACTGCATCAATGTGCCTGTGTTGAAAAGCACAGCGATTAATCCATATATTATATCTATGTTGAAAACCCCTCCATCACTTCATAATTTATCTCCACGTTGAAAAGCTTTACCGTAGAGACTGGTTGAAGTTTTCCTGTGTTGCATCAGTACTTTCCCAGCATTTGAACACCACATTTTTCATTAAAATAGCCTTAACGTGTTCTCTACTCATTCTCTATGTAAGTGTGGTTTAGGTCATCGAGTTCAAGGGACAGAGGAGTTTTCAATACAGGTAGTGTCTGTTTGACTCCTATGAGAAAGCACACAAAACCTTTTGGGGttatattcattagtgcacaatggagcaaaacattttgcaatggaaaatgaaaacaagcgtttcttattggacaagctctcatagtccctccctgtttcagtctgttttctccCGTTTGGTAATAATGAATACAACCTTGATGACGCCATTGTAAACATCTCTTTCTCTGGGTCGTGTTCACTAGGGCATGCAAAAGAAAACATATTAAAACAGTTTGCAATGGTGAACAAAATTAAGTGTTTCATATTGGTCTGATCCAAGTAATCCCCTCgctgtttcagtcagttttcttcCGTTTAGTGCCTAAATGAACACAACTCAGATGACCTGTAACCTCATTTGTGAGGTAAGCAAGACTGAGTCGTCTTTTCTCCATTCAGCTGTGGACTCATTTCGTACCATGAGATGTCACTGTTTTCATGTCTAAGAGGGCCCAGATCTAGGTTTTCCACAAGTTACGACAGCCACAGTAAAAAATGGCTATATCATAAACATGTATGAAAACATAACTTaactttttggtcttaatttaaggttaggcataatgtTAGCAGTGTGGTAAAGGTTAgtgttaaaatcacattttaagaagagaaattgtagaagtTAAGCAggctttgtggctgtggtagtgACGACCCTGATCTATACTGATCAACTAATCTGTTGATAA
Proteins encoded in this window:
- the LOC120052606 gene encoding major facilitator superfamily domain-containing protein 3-like, translating into MNDKLFFLGLLYFVQGIPYGLQSLLLPVYLRGAGHSLTHIGLTKILYFPWVLKVLWAPLVDRVGTKRCWLVATVSGLALTCLSSAALAPEAHIWGVVGTLLAMNALASIQDITVDGAAVGLLKGRSELGLGNMAQVVGYKAGSVFAGGGLLAVIDVAGWGPMFMLLAFVYFGVALFVWGAPVLDNELLRGQAEGRRGVQSDAVHPWRVWRKLLSVPGTPWTMIYVLTYKLGEQGAVTMFPLFLLDHHMTARELGFWNGMIAMCFSICGSSLGGLLLSQFSIGSLMRRVFVMRTVSMVFQSSLLTVLEPSPLMKGMAVLSLSIQHFLGGLITTLTFTTMMHCTQRAEESVQATHYSFLSTLEVLGKLMFGALAGGLVDWVGFPTAFLLFLVLSAGTALHIWKATDTGALREEPK